The genomic segment TCGAAGGGCATACCGACAACGATCCGGGTAGCGCGGGCCGGTGGATGAACAACCATCAGCTATCCGTGGGCGAGGCGATGGCGGTGTACGATTACCTGACCCTGAGATCGCGCATTCAGACCAGCCAGCTGTTCGTGGTGGGGCACGGCCCGAACCACCCCATCGTCTCTAACGGTACTCCGGTTGGCAAAGAGCGCAACCGCCGGGTCGAGCTGGTCATCTATCCCGAGCGCGTCACGCCACGTTAGAATCGAGCCTGGCGGCGAACCTGCCCCCAAGGCCGACTGTCCCTCGAGATGCCCGCTGACCCGCGCGCTTCCCACGGCCCCACCAATTTCTTTGTTCCCACCCTTTAGCGGCAACTTGCCACGGCACCTATGATCGCGATCATCGACTACGGCATGGGCAATCTGCGAAGCGTGCAAAAGGGCTTTGAGAAGGTCGGCCATGCGGCCACCATTACCAGCGATCCGGAGCAGATCCTCTCGGCCGATCGTGTGATTCTGCCTGGCGTGGGGGCCTTCGAAGACGCCATGCACGAATTACGAGCCCGTGGTCTCGTCGAGCCGGTTCGCCAAGCGGCCGCCTCGGGCCGCCCGTTCCTGGGAATCTGTCTAGGGTTGCAGTTGCTCTTCGATGTCAGCTACGAAGGGGGCCGGCACGAGGGGCTGGGAATCTTGGCCGGCGAAGTCGTACTTTTCACGCCCCCGGCCGGTTACAAGGTGCCGCACATGGGATGGAATCAGTTGGCCGTCCGCAGGCCGACTCCCATCCTGGAAGGCCTGAGCGATTCGCCTTACATGTACTTCGTGCACTCTTATTACGCCGTGCCGCAAGATCGCACTGTGGTCGCCGCCGAGGCCAACTATCCTGAGCCTTTTGCCGCCGTCGTGTGGCGTGACAACGTCTTCGCGACGCAATTCCATCCCGAAAAGAGCCAGCACGAAGGATTGCAGATTTTGCGTAATTTCGCAGGACTGCCGGCGCTGGCGATGCGGTAAGGGCAATTAGAATTGTGACGTGGCGCAGCCTTAGGTGGCCAATTTGCGCCGCAGTGCGGCGATCACCTCGGTGG from the Pirellulales bacterium genome contains:
- the hisH gene encoding imidazole glycerol phosphate synthase subunit HisH; amino-acid sequence: MIAIIDYGMGNLRSVQKGFEKVGHAATITSDPEQILSADRVILPGVGAFEDAMHELRARGLVEPVRQAAASGRPFLGICLGLQLLFDVSYEGGRHEGLGILAGEVVLFTPPAGYKVPHMGWNQLAVRRPTPILEGLSDSPYMYFVHSYYAVPQDRTVVAAEANYPEPFAAVVWRDNVFATQFHPEKSQHEGLQILRNFAGLPALAMR